The Nicotiana tomentosiformis chromosome 2, ASM39032v3, whole genome shotgun sequence genome includes the window caacacaactaaccagtgtgtggtgaatcagctcgcagggggtaacttcatgaatacgccatattcagaagcatgtgaaatattagatgagatggcggacacctcttcagcttggcaaagtcgggccaacgttcctcagggtgaccctaatgttatCCACCTTCACAAGGAGCTCCATGATCGCGGACAAGCCATAACAgagttgacaactactatgaatcagTTAGCCAAGGTACAGCTTTAGCAGGTTCAGGGGCCAAAGCTAGTAAATGCCATGGAATGAGTTAATGTAATGGTTAACAAGATGAGACAAAGAGTCCAACAAGTTCAACATAATCAGgatcaatttgagcaaagtggtagtgggtaTAACCAAGATGACTCTTTTGACGATAAAAGTGAAGATGTTCAATATGTAAACAATtaccaaggtcaacggagcaatgctACAAATCAACAACAGTGGAGATCATAGgggaacaatcaaaattggggcaaccaaggccaagggaattggaatagtgaCAACAACAATAATCCGAATAATTAggggaacaacaatcaaaattgggggaatcaaggaaataaccaaggcaattggggtggcaacaataatagtaattggggaggcaatggaaaccaagggggttggaacaacaataatcaagagAACCGGAGGTCGGGCTCTCAACGGCCTCCGATGTATCAAAAAACCCAACAACCCACCTCCATATCCGTCACAAGGGCAAAggtcttccaacaatgagatggggcggaTAAAAAGTAtatttaagcaaatgatggaaagaaaTGCCGAATCCGATGCCTAAATAGCCTCCTACAACACTTCTATCCGTAACTTGGAAgtccaaatgggtcaaatctctcaagccttGAATACTCGCCGTAAGGGGGCACTACGAAGTGATGCGGTAGTAAACCTAAAGGGTGAAAAAAATACgggccatgctatggcggtgactacaagaagtggtagaggtggagttgctagtacctccAATCCAAGAAAGATCGTGAATGATGATGTGGTTGTGCAAGAAGAGGATGAGCCAAgaaatgatgagaatgtgaaCGATGAAGTGAGGATAGACATTGATGGAAACATGGATGAGACACAagatgatgtgaacccgtctagggaatacGTGCTAGACATACCAAATCCGATAGTGCCCAAAGCCAAGGCTCCTTTGCTAAGGCTTTCtccaccatatcctcaaaggctctccaagcaaaacaacgagaaccaattcaagaaattcattgatatgattaaaaatttgtccataaatgtgcctTTGGTTGAAGCTCTAGAATAAATGctgggatatgccaagttcatgaaggatttggtaacaaagaagaggtcaataaactgtgagacgatcaaaatgacacatcaagtgagtgccattgtgcattccatggctccaaagctagaagatcccgttgcctttacaattccatgcattATTGGTAGTGCCGATTTCGccaaagccttgtgtgatttgggagagAGCATTAATTTGATGTCATATTCTGTGTTCAATacattggggattgggcaaccaagacctaattccatgaggttgcaaatggcgaaccgaacaatgaagaggccattggggataattgatgatgtgctagTTCGGGTTGACAAGTTCATACTTCCCCCAAATTTTGTGATACtcgactgtgaggttgactatgaggtgccaatcATATTGGGGAGACATTTCCTAGCTacagggaaggccttagttgatgtggaagctggggagctcaccttccaggtaggcgatgaaaaagttgtgttccacgtgtgcaattcaatgaggcagcctaatagcaacgaagtatgttcgtttgtggatcttgtgacagaggtgattgttgatgacacaagtgctatgATGAATATGGAAGACTctttggaagctgtgttgttgaatcatAATGAGGATGAGAAGTAAGGCTTGGTAGAATGtgcaaatgctttgcaaggaatgggatcctacacaTATGGATCCCGAAATCTTTCCTTGgaccttgagaaccggaagactccaccaacaaagccctcaatcgaggagccacccacattggagttgaagccattgacTTCACACCTCATGTAtgagttcttaggcccttgttccacattacctgttattcattattcgtgcttaactaacgtgcatgtagattccacccttgcggtgcttcaaagaaggaagaaggcaataggttgggcattggcggatattcggggtataagccccaccttttgcatgcacaaaatcatattggaggaagatgccaaaccctctgtggaacatcaaaggaggttgaacgaggccatgcaagaggtagtcaagaaagagatcatcaagtggctagatgcaggggttgtgcaccccatttctgatagttcatggaTTTTGCCGGTACAATGtatcccaaagaaggggggcatgactatgatcacaaatgatagaaatgaattgatccccacaagaactgtcaccagttggagggtatgcatggattataggaagctgaacaaagtgacccggaaagaccattttccattgacatttcttgaccaaatgttggatagacttgccggacgtgcttattattACTTTTTGGATAGGTATTCCGGATATAACCATATTCTCATTGCACctgaagatcaagagaaaaccatCTTTATTTgtccgtatggcacatttgcattctcaaggatgccgtttggtttgtgtaatgcaccggctactTTTTAGCGGTGTATGATGGTAATATTTacagatatggtggaggactccctcgaggtgttcatggatgatttcagtgtTGTGGGGGATTCTTTTGAAGAATGTTTGGATTATCTTGataaagtgttggcccgatgtgaggagaccaacttagtgcttaattgggagaagtgccactttatggtcgaggagggcattgtcctcggccataagatctccaAGAACGATATTAAAGTGgacaaagcaaaaattgaagtgatatcaaaactccctcctccgaTTTCTGTCAAGGGTgtgaggagctttcttggtcacgcggggttttaccgtaggttcatcaaggatttctcaaaagtggtgaaccccttatgcaagttgttggaaaaagatgccaagtttgtgttcaatgatgattcatgaaagcttttgagctactcaagtatatattgactaccactcccatcattaccgcacctAGGGGTGGACATTCGATATTTCGATTCGGTATTTAAAAATTTtggttcggtatttcggtattcgatttatcaattgtgtataccaaataccgtaccaaattatttcggtacggttcggtattttttattttggttcggtATAGTTTCGGTACGGCTTCGGTTTAATAATCGCTAAATAAATAAACTTATTTTGGTTCGATACTGTAGCACCAAACTGGAAACAACAAAATTGATTAATTGACGAAAACAATTTTTGTCTAGAAACAAAATTGACAGAAATAGTTTGAATGCCAAGACAGAAATAATTTGAATGCCAACAAAATTTTTATCCGCCTGTAGTAGTATATGAAAATTGAAAACACTTAAACTTGCTATCTATAATTCTATATTCTTCTTTTTTCTATTTGAAAATACCAtatttaaaacaaaataaaaacacTTGAACAACCAACATTTCACACTGCCAATTACATTTACACACTGCCAATGCCAAGAACACCTGAACAACCAACATTTCAGGAAACACCTGCAATTACATTTACACAATGCAATTACATTTACCAACTGGAAACACCTGAACAACCAACATTCTTCGAAAAAAGGCCATCCACAAACAGAGCAAACACATGAACATT containing:
- the LOC138904384 gene encoding uncharacterized protein — its product is MLGYAKFMKDLVTKKRSINCETIKMTHQVSAIVHSMAPKLEDPVAFTIPCIIGSADFAKALCDLGESINLMSYSVFNTLGIGQPRPNSMRLQMANRTMKRPLGIIDDVLVRVDKFILPPNFVILDCEVDYEVPIILGRHFLATGKALVDVEAGELTFQPNSNEVCSFVDLVTEVIVDDTSAMMNMEDSLEAVLLNHNEDEK